Part of the Impatiens glandulifera chromosome 8, dImpGla2.1, whole genome shotgun sequence genome is shown below.
AAAGGTGAAAGTTTTCTCAAAGTAATGATctgataaagttaaatatattataaacaagGGATTTTCGAGAAAATCGAATTACTTTCTTGTGTTATCTGGATGATAAACCACcaataaattataagattaCTATGAAATTTCGATAGCTTGTTGTTGCCTTATAAGATCCTTATGTTTTGGTTACCACCAAAAACTTACATTTTAGATCATAACTCCATTGCTCTCAATTTCCCATTCTTTACAGTGAAGCGAATTATGATGAGTATTTGCAATTCATATCCATCTTCTAAACAATGAAACACCACTAAAATGTTATCTTtctaaacttatatttaatttgtctaACTCCATTATGGGCGTAAAAAATTTCAGGGATAATTGGGAAGATTCTTTTGGTCTTTTTCATTGTGTTCTTGGCATGGGCTTATAAGGCAACTCAGCCACCATCGCCAAAGATTTGTGGTTCTCCAGACGGTCCCCCTGTAACTGCTTCTAGGATAAAGCTTAGTGATGGAAGGCATTTGGCCTACAAAGAACATGGTGTTGAAAAGGATAAAGCTAAATACAAGATAGTTTACATACATGGTTTTGACTCATGCCGACATGATGCTGTTGCTGCCACAACACTATCTAAGGTGCTGActttttatctcatttaaaaaaaaaaaaaatcagcttCTTCTTCTGTTCAAATCGTAATATGCCTTATATGTTGTGGTGTTTTGTTGCTTCAAAGGATATTGTTGAAGATTTGGGGGTCTATACTGTATCATTTGATAGACCTGGCTATGGAGAAAGTGATCCCCATCCCAACCGGAGCTTGAAGAGTATGGCTTTGGATGTAGAGGAGCTCGCTGATCAGCTGGGACTAGGACTTCGTTTCTATGTGGTTGGATTTTCCATGGGTGGGCAGGCGGTTTGGCCCCTCTTGAAGTACATTCCTCATAGGTAATATGgtgttgtttgtttgtttgtttctaaAACTGTTTTTGTTGCAGAAGTTGAGTGTTGATGTGACCACACAAAGAttgaaacttgtttttttttgaaaaacgattCAATGCCCTTTTATTAAAACCcaaacataaataacaaaatacaaAAGTGTTTTGGGTATCAAAAACATGCTTTGAACCCACAATTAAAAcgaacataaacataaacaaattcaaataaacattaattTGAATACAAATCATATCATAAACAGAATTTTTCATTGTCAAATGTTGATTGGACATCTTCATAGCTTTATCCATAACTTTATTGCTCTCaatttacattatatatttatactcataAGGTCTTTTTACCGtaataacctaaatcaaacaagattatttggaactcaaataacccaagatcaaacaaggccgcCCTTCCCATTGAAACTTGGTTTTGAGCCAAACTGTTTGAATCTACTTCATCTCACTGATTTTAACGATGAATAAATAGGTTAGCTGGAGCGGTGCTTCTAGCACCTGTGGTTAACTATTGGTGGCCAAGTTTTCCTGCCAATCTATCAAAGGCGGCATACTACGAGCAACTTCCACAGGATCAATGGGCAGTTGGCATTGGTCATT
Proteins encoded:
- the LOC124912104 gene encoding uncharacterized protein LOC124912104; its protein translation is MAAGASRKISAASARAHTRRGNQQSFQFPSGIIGKILLVFFIVFLAWAYKATQPPSPKICGSPDGPPVTASRIKLSDGRHLAYKEHGVEKDKAKYKIVYIHGFDSCRHDAVAATTLSKDIVEDLGVYTVSFDRPGYGESDPHPNRSLKSMALDVEELADQLGLGLRFYVVGFSMGGQAVWPLLKYIPHRLAGAVLLAPVVNYWWPSFPANLSKAAYYEQLPQDQWAVGIGHYAPWLTYWWNTQNLFPASSVIAHSTAVLSRRDFELMPKLSSRIEYQAQVRQQGEYETLHRDIMIGFGKWEFDPMELENPFTNHETTVHLWHGDEDKIVPISLQKYIAQKLPWIHYHELKGAGHMFPHDDGMIDGIIKQLLTGEKFQS